Proteins co-encoded in one Pseudarthrobacter chlorophenolicus A6 genomic window:
- the rpsT gene encoding 30S ribosomal protein S20, whose translation MANIKSQKKRILTNEKARLRNNAVKSELRTAIRAVNTAVESADKDAAATALVSASRKLDKAVSKGVLHKNNAANRKSAISKKVNAL comes from the coding sequence GTGGCGAATATCAAGTCCCAGAAGAAGCGCATCCTGACCAACGAAAAGGCACGCCTGCGCAACAACGCAGTCAAGTCTGAGCTGAGGACGGCCATCCGCGCCGTCAACACGGCCGTTGAGTCCGCCGACAAGGACGCTGCTGCTACTGCGCTCGTTTCTGCCAGCCGCAAGCTGGACAAGGCTGTCAGCAAGGGTGTTCTGCACAAGAACAACGCAGCGAACCGCAAGTCGGCGATCTCCAAGAAGGTCAACGCACTGTAA
- the holA gene encoding DNA polymerase III subunit delta produces MAAAQKRGTRTPASNPAAWRDVTPAAIVLVSGPEDYLGIRAMDSIRSQVRQAAPDVEVSRINAAAYEPGSLLMQVSPSLFGESKLIEVEAVEAMNEPFLTDALSYLGQPADDAVLVLRHGGGARGKKLLDAVRKGGWPVVDCQPLKKDTDKMAFVSAEFKAAQRRIDQEAVLALVNAVGANLSELAAACSQLIADSTGTVTPDVVDRYYGGRVEATAFKVADAAMAGNGPLALSTLRHALATGADPVPLVAALAAKLRTVARVAGASGSAAQIAAELGMQPWLVEQAQRDVRRWTPDGLVRSIQATAEADAQVKGLSRDPVYAVEHAVTVISMSVQGR; encoded by the coding sequence ATGGCTGCTGCGCAAAAGCGCGGAACCCGCACGCCGGCGTCGAATCCGGCGGCCTGGCGGGACGTGACGCCCGCAGCCATTGTCCTGGTGAGCGGGCCGGAAGATTATCTGGGCATCAGGGCCATGGACAGCATTCGCTCCCAAGTGCGCCAGGCAGCGCCGGACGTTGAAGTCAGCCGGATCAATGCTGCTGCCTACGAACCCGGGTCCCTCCTGATGCAGGTCAGTCCGTCGCTGTTCGGCGAAAGCAAGCTGATCGAGGTCGAAGCGGTTGAGGCCATGAATGAGCCCTTCCTCACCGACGCCCTGTCCTACCTCGGCCAGCCGGCTGATGATGCCGTCCTGGTCCTCCGTCATGGCGGGGGTGCCCGTGGCAAGAAGCTCCTGGACGCTGTCCGGAAGGGCGGCTGGCCTGTAGTGGACTGCCAGCCGCTGAAAAAGGACACGGACAAGATGGCGTTCGTGTCCGCCGAATTCAAAGCCGCCCAGCGCCGCATCGACCAGGAGGCTGTGCTGGCCCTCGTGAATGCGGTGGGCGCCAACCTTTCCGAGCTGGCGGCAGCGTGCAGCCAGCTCATTGCAGACTCAACAGGGACCGTCACGCCTGATGTTGTGGACCGCTATTACGGCGGGCGCGTGGAAGCCACGGCGTTCAAGGTTGCTGATGCGGCAATGGCCGGAAACGGTCCACTTGCCCTCTCCACCCTGCGCCATGCACTGGCCACCGGGGCGGACCCCGTACCTTTGGTTGCAGCGCTGGCTGCGAAGCTCAGGACCGTTGCCCGGGTAGCCGGGGCGTCCGGATCCGCGGCCCAGATTGCGGCCGAACTGGGAATGCAGCCCTGGCTGGTGGAACAAGCCCAGCGGGACGTCCGCCGGTGGACCCCTGACGGACTGGTGCGGTCCATCCAGGCAACGGCTGAAGCCGACGCGCAAGTGAAGGGGTTGTCACGTGATCCCGTCTACGCCGTGGAACATGCGGTGACCGTGATATCCATGTCCGTCCAGGGTCGTTAG
- a CDS encoding DegV family protein, translated as MPDSKAAPWPWVRARLSALRPAARPGVAASGAGVPVPRTAVVTDSAAALPVGYLRGLPVHSLLTVTPMPVMVGSEIYGEGEDDILETIALALAAGTQVKTSRPSPGQFEQAYRSLQQQGYQSVVSVHISSDLSGTADSARLAAQRVGIPVQVIDSRTVGMAQGMAVQAAVEAAAGGAGQASVAAAAEAQAERTKVYFYVPSLEQLRRGGRIGAAASLWGTMLAIKPLLAVDGGKIIPLEKVRSAAKAVARLEEIVAADAQARPVGSVRLAVHHFGNPEEAEGLAVRLSAALPHCPAPQISSLPAVLAAHAGLGVLAVIVGQEVTSSESLST; from the coding sequence GTGCCCGACAGTAAAGCCGCCCCCTGGCCATGGGTCCGGGCCCGTCTTTCCGCGCTGCGTCCGGCAGCCAGGCCCGGGGTAGCCGCATCCGGTGCCGGCGTGCCGGTGCCGCGGACCGCCGTCGTCACCGATTCCGCGGCGGCGCTGCCGGTGGGCTATCTCCGCGGCCTGCCGGTGCACAGCCTCCTCACCGTCACGCCGATGCCCGTCATGGTGGGTTCGGAAATATACGGTGAGGGCGAGGACGACATCCTGGAAACCATCGCCCTGGCGCTGGCTGCGGGCACCCAAGTCAAAACATCGCGCCCTTCGCCAGGGCAGTTTGAACAGGCTTACCGGTCGCTGCAGCAGCAGGGGTACCAGTCCGTGGTTTCCGTCCACATCTCATCGGACCTCTCCGGAACGGCAGACTCGGCCCGGCTGGCCGCCCAACGCGTGGGCATCCCCGTGCAGGTCATCGACTCACGGACAGTGGGCATGGCGCAGGGCATGGCTGTGCAGGCCGCAGTGGAGGCAGCCGCCGGGGGAGCCGGGCAGGCAAGTGTTGCCGCGGCGGCCGAGGCGCAGGCGGAGCGCACCAAGGTGTATTTCTATGTTCCCAGCCTGGAGCAACTGCGCCGTGGCGGCCGCATCGGCGCCGCCGCTTCGCTGTGGGGAACCATGCTGGCCATCAAGCCCCTCCTCGCAGTGGACGGGGGCAAGATCATCCCGCTGGAAAAGGTGCGGTCGGCGGCGAAGGCAGTGGCGCGGTTGGAGGAAATCGTGGCCGCCGATGCCCAGGCCCGTCCCGTTGGCAGTGTCCGGCTGGCGGTCCACCACTTTGGCAATCCGGAGGAAGCTGAAGGCCTTGCCGTCCGGCTTTCTGCCGCGTTGCCGCATTGCCCCGCGCCGCAGATCAGCTCGCTGCCCGCCGTGCTGGCTGCCCATGCCGGACTGGGTGTCCTTGCGGTGATCGTAGGCCAGGAGGTCACCTCTTCGGAGAGCCTTTCCACATAG
- the lepA gene encoding translation elongation factor 4 — protein MSPMARTAPVPAATDPAIIRNFCIIAHIDHGKSTLADRMLQSTGVVQARDMKAQYLDRMDIERERGITIKSQAVRMPWEVEGVSYALNMIDTPGHVDFTYEVSRSLAACEGAILLVDAAQGIEAQTLANLYLAMENNLTIIPVLNKIDLPAAQPEKYAAELASLIGGDPEDVLRVSGKTGVGVEALLDKIVRDLPAPEGNPDAPARAMIFDSVYDTYRGVVTYVRVVDGMLHPRERIQMMSTRASHELLEIGVSSPEPTPSKGLGVGEVGYLITGVKDVRQSKVGDTVTNLAKPAAQSLPGYADAKPMVFSGLYPLDGADYPVLRDALEKLMLNDAALVYEPETSAALGFGFRVGFLGLLHLEITRERLEREYNLDLISTAPNVEYEVTLEDKKVVRVTNPSEYPTGKIAEVREPMVSATILAPNEFVGAIMELCQSRRGVMGGMDYLSEDRVEIRYRLPLAEIVFDFFDILKSKTRGYGSLDWKADGEQVADLVKVDIMLQGEQVDAFSAITHREKAYAYGVMMTGKLRELIPRQQFEVPIQAAIGSRIIARESIRAIRKDVLAKCYGGDISRKRKLLEKQKEGKKRMKMVGTVEVPQEAFIAALTTDESKDKAKKK, from the coding sequence GTGTCTCCCATGGCCCGCACCGCACCGGTGCCCGCCGCAACAGATCCGGCCATTATTCGGAACTTTTGCATCATCGCGCACATTGACCACGGCAAGTCCACCCTGGCTGACCGGATGCTCCAGTCCACCGGTGTGGTCCAGGCGCGTGACATGAAGGCCCAGTACCTGGACCGGATGGACATTGAGCGCGAACGCGGCATCACCATCAAATCGCAGGCAGTGCGCATGCCATGGGAAGTCGAAGGCGTCAGCTACGCGCTGAACATGATCGACACTCCGGGCCACGTGGACTTCACGTACGAAGTGTCACGGTCCCTGGCCGCGTGCGAGGGCGCAATCCTGCTGGTGGATGCTGCACAGGGTATTGAGGCCCAGACGCTTGCCAATCTGTACCTGGCGATGGAAAACAACCTCACCATCATTCCGGTGCTGAACAAGATCGACCTTCCGGCAGCGCAGCCGGAGAAGTACGCAGCGGAGCTCGCAAGCCTCATTGGAGGCGACCCCGAGGACGTGCTGCGCGTGTCCGGCAAGACCGGCGTTGGAGTTGAAGCGCTCCTGGACAAGATTGTCCGCGACCTGCCGGCACCTGAGGGCAATCCCGACGCCCCCGCGCGTGCAATGATCTTCGACTCGGTCTACGACACCTACCGCGGCGTGGTGACTTACGTCCGTGTGGTGGACGGCATGCTCCACCCGCGTGAACGCATCCAGATGATGTCCACCCGGGCCTCCCACGAGCTCCTGGAGATCGGCGTCAGCTCCCCGGAACCCACACCTTCCAAGGGCCTGGGCGTCGGCGAAGTGGGCTACCTGATTACCGGCGTGAAGGACGTCCGGCAGTCGAAGGTGGGCGACACTGTCACCAACCTTGCCAAGCCGGCCGCCCAGTCGCTCCCTGGCTACGCCGATGCGAAGCCCATGGTGTTCTCCGGCCTCTACCCGCTGGACGGTGCCGACTACCCGGTTCTTCGCGATGCCCTTGAGAAGCTCATGCTCAACGACGCTGCGCTGGTGTACGAACCCGAAACTTCCGCGGCCCTGGGCTTCGGCTTCCGCGTGGGCTTCCTGGGCCTCCTCCACCTTGAGATCACCCGCGAACGCCTGGAGCGTGAATACAACCTCGACCTCATCTCCACTGCTCCGAACGTGGAGTACGAGGTGACCCTGGAGGACAAGAAAGTGGTCCGCGTGACCAACCCCAGCGAGTACCCCACCGGCAAGATCGCCGAGGTCCGCGAACCCATGGTCTCCGCCACCATCCTGGCCCCCAACGAGTTCGTGGGCGCCATCATGGAACTGTGCCAGTCGCGCCGCGGCGTCATGGGCGGCATGGACTACCTTTCCGAGGACCGGGTGGAAATCCGCTACCGGCTGCCGTTGGCGGAAATCGTGTTCGATTTCTTCGACATCCTCAAGTCCAAGACCCGCGGCTACGGCTCGCTGGACTGGAAAGCCGACGGCGAGCAGGTTGCCGACCTCGTGAAGGTGGACATCATGCTGCAGGGCGAACAAGTGGATGCCTTCAGTGCCATCACCCACCGGGAGAAGGCGTATGCCTATGGCGTGATGATGACCGGAAAGCTCCGGGAACTGATCCCGCGTCAGCAGTTCGAGGTGCCCATCCAGGCGGCCATCGGTTCCAGGATCATTGCCCGCGAAAGCATCCGGGCCATCCGCAAGGACGTGCTGGCGAAGTGCTATGGCGGTGACATCTCGCGTAAGCGCAAGCTGCTGGAAAAGCAGAAAGAAGGCAAGAAGCGCATGAAGATGGTGGGGACCGTGGAGGTTCCGCAGGAAGCGTTCATCGCCGCGCTCACCACGGACGAATCGAAGGACAAGGCCAAGAAGAAGTGA
- a CDS encoding ComEA family DNA-binding protein has protein sequence MSRRDAAAAGQRARHARARLQATLGGGSGGMLDDDHARDVDGGGFEYRDAAAGALVAGDPQTAERGGEAPHLTGTGPSLRWRLGLRLAVAVGLLAVTAGVLFWWQTAGGRPEILPLNTVSRESGPAPDAATDSQVTPGAGEGGAGPDHPSTSAADVVVVHVSGAVLAPGVVTLPAGSRVHQAISAAGGAAADADLDLLNLAAAAEDGQKIHIPRQGEQPAAGGAGSLGQGSTAPPGSAGAGARININTAGVEELDALPKVGPVLAQRIVDWRKEHGPFSAVEDLDAVDGVGPKMLEALLPLVTV, from the coding sequence ATGTCACGCCGGGATGCTGCAGCAGCAGGCCAGCGGGCTCGCCATGCCCGGGCCAGGCTGCAGGCAACCCTGGGTGGCGGGTCCGGCGGGATGCTGGACGATGACCATGCCCGGGATGTCGACGGCGGGGGTTTCGAGTACCGCGATGCCGCGGCCGGTGCTTTGGTTGCCGGAGACCCGCAAACGGCGGAGCGCGGCGGGGAGGCGCCACACCTGACCGGCACCGGTCCTTCGCTCCGCTGGCGCCTGGGCCTGCGGCTCGCCGTAGCGGTCGGCCTTCTGGCCGTCACAGCCGGTGTCCTGTTCTGGTGGCAGACCGCCGGTGGACGTCCTGAGATCCTGCCGTTGAATACGGTCAGCCGCGAAAGCGGCCCGGCGCCGGATGCAGCAACGGATAGCCAGGTCACCCCGGGCGCGGGGGAAGGTGGTGCCGGCCCGGACCACCCCTCCACGTCGGCAGCGGATGTCGTGGTGGTCCACGTATCAGGAGCCGTCCTGGCCCCCGGCGTGGTGACCCTGCCGGCCGGGAGCCGGGTCCATCAGGCCATCTCGGCTGCGGGCGGTGCCGCTGCCGACGCTGACCTGGACCTTCTCAACCTCGCCGCCGCGGCTGAAGACGGGCAGAAAATCCACATTCCCCGGCAGGGCGAACAGCCAGCGGCGGGCGGCGCAGGATCCCTGGGTCAGGGAAGTACCGCGCCGCCCGGGTCCGCCGGAGCCGGTGCCAGGATCAACATCAACACTGCCGGCGTTGAGGAGCTGGACGCCCTGCCGAAAGTCGGTCCCGTCCTGGCCCAGCGGATTGTCGACTGGCGGAAAGAGCACGGGCCCTTCAGCGCTGTCGAGGACCTGGACGCTGTGGACGGCGTGGGACCCAAGATGCTTGAAGCGCTGCTGCCCCTGGTGACCGTCTGA
- a CDS encoding ComEC/Rec2 family competence protein — protein MAGRSKSALRAARQRAVGDARRRLGITDRGASAGESGLSGGGAGPRKRTDVRLALPAVLVWGAAVAGLWLAPATLLGLCIALLVLAAACLMLLRGSRTRRNWPAGGGSWSGRRPARRSFLATTAVGLLLAVAAAAHSSVASSQRFEGPLAEAVAAGKSVVAVLEVGGAPRPLPTPGQSGPSARWSVAVWTREVSTGGVVLRTRAQLIVTGGNEWAGLVPGQTVRAAGKLRPPDPGRPETGGMAAATAPDLRGGGRGMEATAKDLRAQYVAASAFLPSDAAGLLPGMVTGDTSALDEGLANAMKTVGMTHLTAVSGANCSLVLGALLAACRRLRLARVPAAGAALTGLGLFVVLVGPDASVLRAALMGAVGIAALAGGRTGRGLSFLCLAVIALLLLDPALGGSFGFLLSVLATLGIILLGRRIMDWTPAAVPRWAAAAVAVPLSAQMLCGPVIVLLQPQFATFALLANVAAAPLVAPVTLLGTAAVPLLVAAPWMAVALIAVAGSFSVGVAATAWFFARLPGSTLPWPEGIPGLLTMAVLSALTLAAVWAVARPRSVIALVLRCHRRVVRILWFMESRSGVARRPHGQTSSATGPIANSFAVRPGRGRLEFPTHLSGRNPPWLLRKSAEPARRRRIRRPGGT, from the coding sequence GTGGCAGGCAGGAGCAAGAGCGCCCTCCGGGCTGCCCGGCAGAGGGCCGTTGGTGATGCGCGGCGCCGGCTGGGAATTACTGACCGGGGCGCTTCAGCGGGGGAGAGCGGACTGTCAGGCGGAGGCGCCGGTCCGCGGAAACGTACCGATGTCCGGCTTGCCCTGCCCGCCGTCCTGGTGTGGGGCGCCGCCGTCGCCGGTCTCTGGCTGGCGCCGGCCACACTGCTGGGACTGTGCATCGCCCTGCTGGTGCTTGCGGCTGCATGCCTCATGCTTTTGCGGGGCAGCAGGACGCGCCGGAACTGGCCAGCAGGCGGAGGATCATGGTCGGGGCGCCGTCCGGCGAGAAGGAGCTTCCTGGCGACCACTGCGGTTGGCCTGCTGCTGGCGGTGGCCGCGGCGGCCCACTCCTCGGTGGCCTCCAGCCAGCGGTTCGAGGGTCCCCTTGCCGAGGCTGTGGCGGCGGGAAAGTCTGTGGTGGCGGTGCTGGAGGTCGGTGGTGCTCCACGGCCGCTTCCCACGCCTGGCCAGTCCGGGCCTTCCGCCAGGTGGTCCGTCGCCGTGTGGACGCGGGAGGTAAGCACCGGCGGAGTGGTGCTGCGGACCCGGGCGCAGCTCATAGTGACCGGCGGCAACGAGTGGGCAGGGCTGGTGCCAGGGCAGACGGTGCGTGCTGCCGGCAAGCTTCGGCCGCCGGATCCGGGCCGGCCTGAAACGGGCGGGATGGCCGCCGCCACGGCCCCTGACCTGCGCGGCGGCGGGCGGGGGATGGAAGCAACCGCCAAGGACCTGCGTGCACAGTATGTGGCGGCTTCCGCTTTCTTGCCATCCGACGCCGCAGGGCTGTTGCCAGGCATGGTCACGGGGGATACCAGCGCCCTGGATGAGGGCCTGGCCAATGCCATGAAAACCGTCGGCATGACACACCTGACAGCCGTCAGCGGAGCCAATTGCAGCCTGGTGCTGGGCGCGTTGCTGGCGGCCTGCCGCAGGCTCCGGTTAGCGCGGGTCCCGGCCGCCGGGGCTGCGTTGACTGGACTGGGACTGTTCGTGGTGCTGGTGGGCCCTGACGCCAGCGTGCTCCGCGCGGCCCTGATGGGTGCCGTCGGGATCGCTGCCCTGGCCGGTGGCCGGACCGGCCGCGGGCTGAGCTTTCTGTGCCTGGCAGTCATTGCCCTGCTGCTGCTGGACCCGGCGCTGGGCGGCAGTTTCGGGTTCCTGCTTTCCGTCCTGGCCACCCTGGGCATTATCCTGCTGGGCCGGCGCATCATGGATTGGACTCCTGCGGCAGTGCCACGCTGGGCTGCCGCGGCTGTTGCGGTGCCGCTATCGGCCCAGATGCTGTGCGGCCCCGTCATCGTGCTCCTGCAGCCGCAATTCGCCACCTTCGCACTGCTGGCCAATGTAGCTGCGGCCCCGCTGGTGGCTCCGGTGACACTCCTGGGCACGGCCGCTGTTCCGCTGCTGGTGGCTGCCCCGTGGATGGCTGTGGCGTTGATCGCCGTTGCGGGCTCGTTCAGCGTGGGCGTTGCCGCTACGGCGTGGTTCTTTGCCAGGCTTCCGGGTTCCACATTGCCGTGGCCGGAAGGGATTCCGGGTCTGCTGACGATGGCGGTCCTGTCAGCCCTTACCCTCGCCGCGGTCTGGGCAGTCGCACGGCCCCGCAGTGTCATCGCCCTGGTCCTCCGGTGCCATCGCCGGGTGGTCAGGATCCTGTGGTTTATGGAAAGTCGCTCCGGAGTTGCCAGGCGCCCACACGGTCAGACTTCTTCCGCCACCGGCCCCATCGCCAACAGCTTTGCGGTTCGGCCCGGACGTGGCAGGCTTGAATTCCCCACACACCTTTCCGGAAGGAACCCACCATGGCTGCTGCGCAAAAGCGCGGAACCCGCACGCCGGCGTCGAATCCGGCGGCCTGGCGGGACGTGA
- a CDS encoding type II toxin-antitoxin system PemK/MazF family toxin: protein MAINLRMLGNAVRAGLRVLQDAGKHGVDRQREHQRPAPRTARPEAPGTKGGVAAAGYPGDFTGHAGIRYAPQPDGEPDPGEVVWTWVPYEEDHSRGKDRPVLIVGRNGKYLLGLMLTSRDRVPADSASGDYVDVGAGGWDRKGRPSEAKLDRVLQIRPDSIRREGAVLDRARFDAVAAGLRKRHGWT from the coding sequence ATGGCTATCAACCTCCGCATGTTGGGTAACGCTGTCCGGGCCGGACTGAGGGTGCTTCAGGATGCGGGCAAACATGGCGTGGACAGGCAAAGGGAGCATCAGCGTCCCGCCCCGCGCACTGCCCGCCCGGAAGCCCCGGGAACCAAGGGCGGCGTTGCTGCTGCCGGCTACCCGGGGGATTTCACCGGCCACGCTGGAATCCGCTATGCGCCGCAGCCCGACGGCGAGCCGGATCCGGGCGAGGTCGTGTGGACGTGGGTCCCCTATGAGGAGGACCATTCCCGGGGCAAGGACCGGCCCGTCCTCATCGTGGGCCGCAACGGAAAGTACCTGCTGGGGCTGATGCTTACCAGCAGGGACCGGGTACCGGCAGATTCCGCTTCCGGCGACTATGTGGACGTCGGGGCCGGCGGCTGGGATCGGAAGGGCCGGCCCAGCGAGGCGAAACTGGACCGGGTGCTGCAGATCCGGCCGGACAGCATCCGCAGGGAGGGTGCCGTACTGGACCGGGCCCGGTTTGACGCTGTCGCGGCCGGACTCCGGAAACGACACGGCTGGACCTAG
- the leuS gene encoding leucine--tRNA ligase codes for MGVQPETDTGTAAVAADGPEEGTYSFAAMEARWPQVWEDLKVFTPADDGSRERRYVLDMFPYPSGDLHMGHAEAFAMGDVVARYLRQQGFDVLHPIGWDSFGLPAENAAIKRNAHPSEWTYTNIDTQAASFKRYAISADWSRRLHTSDPEYYRWTQWLFKRFYERGLAYRKNSPVNWCPKDQTVLANEQVVNGACERCGTVVTKKSLNQWYFKITDYADRLLDDMEQLRGHWPERVLAMQKNWIGRSEGAHVNFVIEADGGKPAKDVTVFTTRPDTLYGATFFVVAADAPIAVELVTDEHAAALDEYRETVKALSEIERQSTEREKTGVFTGRYAINPLNGEKLPVWAADYVLADYGTGAIMAVPAHDQRDLDFAKTFDLPVRAVLDTGEEDPAATGTATAGEGTLINSGELDGLPKAEAIPAAIAILERQGTGEKFVNFRLRDWLLSRQRFWGTPIPIIHCPSCGEVPVPDEQLPVTLPSDLRGEDLAPKGTSPLAAAEDWVNVECPNCHGAAKRDTDTMDTFVDSSWYFLRFVSPDYTEGPFDPAKINDWMPVGQYVGGVEHAILHLLYARFFTKVINDLGLIEASEPFSALLNQGQVLNGGKAMSKSLGNGVDLGEQLDKYGVDAVRLTMVFASPPEDDVDWADVSPSGSAKFLARAWRLAQDVTSSPGTEASAGDRGLRSVTHRTIADAAELLDANKFNVVVAKLMELVNATRKAIDSGAGGADPAVREAAEAVAVILSLFAPYTAEDMWNVLGHPASVANAGWPAHDPSLLVQDTVTAVVQVQGKVRDRLEISPDISEDSLRELALASENVQRALDGRGIRTVIVRAPKLVNIVPA; via the coding sequence GTGGGCGTTCAGCCGGAGACAGACACCGGAACAGCAGCAGTGGCGGCAGACGGGCCCGAGGAGGGCACCTACAGTTTTGCCGCGATGGAGGCCAGATGGCCGCAGGTGTGGGAGGACCTCAAGGTCTTCACCCCGGCCGACGACGGCTCTCGGGAACGGCGCTACGTGCTGGACATGTTCCCTTACCCTTCCGGCGACCTGCACATGGGCCACGCGGAGGCCTTCGCCATGGGCGACGTGGTGGCCCGCTACCTGCGCCAGCAGGGGTTCGACGTGCTGCACCCCATCGGTTGGGACTCCTTTGGCCTCCCGGCCGAGAACGCCGCGATCAAGCGCAACGCCCACCCCAGTGAGTGGACCTACACCAACATCGACACCCAGGCGGCGTCCTTCAAGCGCTACGCCATCTCGGCAGACTGGTCCCGCCGGCTGCACACGTCAGATCCTGAGTACTACCGCTGGACTCAGTGGCTGTTCAAGCGCTTCTACGAGCGCGGCCTGGCTTACCGGAAGAACTCCCCGGTCAACTGGTGCCCCAAGGACCAGACTGTCCTGGCCAACGAACAGGTGGTCAACGGTGCCTGCGAACGTTGCGGCACTGTGGTCACCAAGAAGTCGCTGAACCAGTGGTACTTCAAGATCACCGACTACGCGGACCGCCTGCTCGACGACATGGAACAGCTCCGCGGTCACTGGCCTGAGCGGGTCCTGGCAATGCAGAAGAACTGGATCGGCCGCTCCGAAGGTGCGCACGTCAACTTCGTCATTGAGGCCGACGGCGGCAAGCCCGCCAAGGACGTGACTGTCTTCACCACGCGCCCGGACACCCTGTACGGCGCAACGTTCTTCGTGGTCGCCGCGGACGCGCCGATCGCCGTCGAGCTCGTCACCGATGAGCACGCCGCAGCGCTGGACGAATACCGGGAGACGGTCAAGGCACTTTCCGAGATTGAGCGGCAGTCCACCGAGCGGGAGAAGACCGGTGTGTTTACCGGCCGCTACGCCATCAACCCGCTGAACGGCGAGAAGCTGCCGGTGTGGGCTGCGGACTACGTCCTCGCCGACTACGGCACCGGAGCCATCATGGCCGTGCCCGCCCACGACCAGCGCGACCTGGACTTCGCCAAGACGTTCGACCTGCCGGTCCGGGCCGTCCTGGACACCGGCGAGGAAGACCCTGCCGCCACGGGTACCGCCACCGCGGGAGAAGGCACCCTGATCAATTCGGGCGAACTGGACGGCCTGCCCAAGGCCGAAGCCATTCCGGCGGCCATCGCCATCCTGGAGCGCCAGGGCACCGGCGAGAAGTTCGTGAACTTCCGGCTCCGTGACTGGCTGCTCAGCCGCCAGCGGTTCTGGGGCACACCCATCCCCATCATCCACTGCCCATCCTGTGGAGAAGTTCCGGTACCGGACGAGCAGCTGCCCGTCACCCTGCCGTCGGACCTGCGCGGCGAGGACCTGGCACCCAAGGGCACTTCGCCCCTGGCCGCGGCCGAAGACTGGGTCAATGTGGAGTGCCCCAACTGCCACGGTGCCGCCAAGCGCGACACTGACACCATGGACACGTTCGTGGATTCGTCCTGGTACTTCCTGCGCTTCGTCTCACCGGACTACACCGAGGGGCCGTTCGATCCGGCCAAGATCAATGACTGGATGCCGGTGGGGCAGTACGTGGGCGGCGTGGAGCACGCCATCCTCCACCTGCTGTACGCCCGCTTCTTCACCAAGGTCATCAACGATCTCGGCCTGATTGAAGCCAGTGAGCCCTTCAGCGCCCTCCTCAACCAGGGGCAGGTGCTCAACGGCGGCAAAGCCATGAGCAAGTCCCTGGGCAACGGGGTGGACCTCGGCGAGCAGCTGGACAAGTACGGCGTCGATGCCGTCCGCCTGACCATGGTGTTCGCGTCCCCGCCTGAGGACGATGTGGACTGGGCAGATGTCTCCCCGTCCGGATCGGCGAAGTTCCTTGCCCGTGCATGGCGCCTGGCCCAGGATGTGACCAGTTCCCCCGGTACCGAAGCCAGCGCCGGCGACCGCGGGCTGCGTTCCGTCACGCACCGCACCATCGCCGACGCTGCCGAACTGCTCGACGCCAACAAGTTCAACGTCGTCGTGGCCAAGCTGATGGAACTCGTTAATGCCACCCGCAAGGCCATCGACTCCGGGGCCGGGGGAGCGGACCCCGCAGTCCGAGAAGCGGCCGAAGCAGTGGCCGTGATCCTCAGCCTGTTCGCCCCTTACACGGCGGAGGACATGTGGAACGTGCTGGGCCACCCTGCGTCCGTGGCCAACGCCGGCTGGCCGGCACACGATCCGTCCCTGCTGGTCCAGGACACCGTCACGGCTGTGGTCCAGGTCCAGGGCAAAGTCCGGGACCGGCTGGAAATTTCTCCGGACATTTCCGAGGACAGCCTGCGCGAGCTGGCGCTGGCCTCGGAGAACGTGCAGCGTGCGCTGGACGGCCGCGGCATCCGCACGGTCATTGTCCGGGCACCTAAACTGGTCAACATCGTTCCGGCCTAG